A segment of the Spiroplasma helicoides genome:
TCCAATTTGCATGGTGAAAGATCATAGTAATATAGATGGAAATATTACAAAGGATAAGAATTACGTTTTAAAAATCAAAAATGTTGAAGTTAACAGTGGAGCTAAATTTATTTTAGTATATACCAACAATATTTTTAGTATGCCAGGACTTAGTAAAGATGCTAACTATAAAAATATTTATTTATTAGACTATAAAATTGTTGGCTTAAAATAGGAGGCTAAATGAAAAAATATAAATATAACTTAGGCATTTTATTAATGACACTATTATTATTTCCAATAATAATTTTTCTGTCAGCTCGCTCCTTTAAAAAACTTAGAGATTTTTGTTATTCATATGTTAGAGATGGAAGTATAGAAAATGTAGAGTTTAACTCAATCGATATATACTATGAAGATATCAAAAATAAAAATTTACCTAAATCAAAGATTTTAAATTCTGATTTAAAGGAACTTGAAATAATAGATGAAAAAGGAAAAATCAGTTGCTTGGTTTTAACTAAAAAAGAGAGCAAAAAGTGAGTTATAGGATTACACGGATGAACAGAGAACAAATATTTAGCTTTAAGATTAACAGAACACTATTTCAATAATGGATACAATGTTTTTTTATTTGATTCATTCGCACATGGAAAAACATATGGTGATATAACCGATATTGGCATTTCTACATTAGTTATAATAGACAAAATAATAGATTATATGAAAGAAAATTATGAAATTGATTCTATAGGAATGATTGGAAATAGTATGGGTGCATCAACCTCTATTTTATATACACAAAGAGGAAAGTATAAAAATTTGATAAATTGAGTAGTTGCAGATTGTGGCTTTGAACATATGATTAGGCAGTATAGACATTATATAAGTGCAAATTTATTGAAGAAAAAATGATGGTTAATAAGCTTATTTATGGGTCATAAATTTAACAAAGTAACAAAAACAAAACAAACCAAATATGATTTATTGAAAGGAATGAAAAACTGTAGCACACCAACACTTTTTATTCATTCTATAGGTGATACATTTATACCATATGAAATGTCTGAAAATATGTATAAATATAAATTAAGATATAATCCAAATAGCAATAGTCTTTTATGAATTCCAAAAGACTCATTAAAAACAGAACACGTTAGAACTATAGCTGACTTTAATGATGAGTACATTATAAAAACTCTAAATTTTGCAAAAACTAATGAATAAAAAAACACTTGAAATACATCAATTTAAGTAATGTATTTACCAAGTGTTTTTTTATTTTTTAAAGTAGTTTAATCCCAAAACTTCTAGCGCTGGTAAAGTGATAAAGTTATAAGGTTTGTTGAAATGAGGTAGGAAGAAGATATCAACAAGTGGTAGTTCATCGATTGTTAATCCTTTTTGAACTGCTAATGCAAACATATACATTACCTCAGTATGATTATTTTGAGAAGCAACTTGTGCTCCCATAATTCTTCTTGTTGACTTGTCTCATAAAATTCTAATTGTCACGTCTTTATATGAAGACATAAACTCGGGTCTATCTGAATCTTTGAATAAAATTTCTTCTACATCTAATTTCAATAAATCAGCTTGAGCTTTTGACACACCAACAGCTGCCATTTTTCAACCAAAAACTTCTATACCATTAGCTCCAGTAAACCCAGGACCTTCTAATTTGTTTCCTGTAACAATGTTAACTGCTGCCATAACTCCAGTTCTAACAGCAGTTGTTGCTAGTGCTATTTGCATTTCTTTTTTTAATGATGCGTTGTAAACTTGTGCACAGTCTCCAACAGCATAAATGTCAGAGTTTGATGTTTGCATATATTCATTAGTTTTAATAGAACCTCTATCATCTAAGTCTATTACACCTTTTAATGGTTCAGTTTGTGGTTTTACTCCAACTGAAAAGACTACATAATCGACATCAATTTCGCCTTTATCTGTTACAACTTTTTTAACTTTTCCATTTTCTCCAGTGAATTTTACAACTTTTTGACCTAATGCTAAGTTAACTTTATTATTTCTCATCTCATTTTCAACCAATGATGAAAATTCATGATCATAATAAATTGGCATAATTCTATCAGCAATATCTACAAGTGTTACTTCTTTACCCGCTGTTGTAAAGGCATCTACCAACTCAACCCCAATGTAACCTGCACCAATTACAGCCACTTTCTTAATTTTTGGATCATTATTTGCAGCCTTGATAGCTTGTGCATGATGGTAGTTTTTACAAATTTGTACACCTTCTAATTTTATTCCTTCAATTGGTGGAAAAATTGGTCATGTACCTGCAGCAATAATTAATTTGTCATAATTATCGTCAAATTCTTCTCCTGTTTTTAGATTTTTTACTCTAACTGTTTTTTTAGAAGCATCGATTGATAATCATTCGTGCTCCATTTTTACATTGATTCCTTCACTTTGTAAAATTTCTGGTGATGCATAAAATAAACCTTTTGGATCTTTTACTTCACCTTTTACTCACAATGCAATTCCACATCCTAAAAATGAAATGTTATCATTTCTATCATATGTAGTTACTTCAATTTCTGGTTGAAGTCTTTTTAATGTTCTCACAGCTGTAGTACCAGCGTGATTTGTACCAATTACTATTACTTTCATTATATTGAATACCTCTTCTATCTGGATATTATTAGTAATATCATAATTATATTTTAATATTAATTTTTCCAAAAATCACTTGTTTTTTAATAAATTTATCATATAAGTTGACTTTTTAAAGTAAAATAAAAATGAGAGGTAATTGTATGTTTTTAAGAAATACTGGAGATATTGGATATTACTTAAAAAGAACTAGTTTGATTAAATATTTGGATGAAAGAAATCTAAGATGAAAAACAAGGTTTTTGATCAAAAGATTAGGTAAAAAAATTAATGATACAAGTGTTTTTATTTCTTTTAAGTACTGAGTATTATGAAGATGAATTTATAAAAACTTCGACTTTACTGAAAAGTTTATGATAACACTTAGAAAAAATATCAAAAAATTGGACTTAAATATAAGTTCCAGAGAAGAAACCTTTTTGAACGAAATGGATGAATTATTGTTTAACTCTTGAAGACCTTTAAAAGAGGTTCCTGTTAAATTTGAATTATCAAAAAAAGAAAAAGTTAACCTTGTTCAATCAAATATAAACATTCATAAAGTAACTACAATTAATCTTGAACCAAAGCTGAAGATGAAAGGTCAGTTTGATGCATATTTTTCAAATCAAAAAATTTACTTAACCGATTCTAATCAAGTGTTAAAATTTGAAATTAGATATAAAGAAATCAAACAAATTGTCCCTAAAAGATATGGTGTTTTAGTAGAGTTACACACAGGCACTTATTTATTTAGGGGTAAAAATAGATTGCTTACATATGTTTTAATACAAAGAATGGTGCCTGAATTAAATTTAAATATAGCAGAAATTGACAATTTATATGATTATTTTGATTTTGCAAATAATTTTTTGAGCAGAATAAATTAATAGGGGGTAGAAAAATGAAACTAGTAATCGTAAAAGACTATAATGAATTAGGTAAAATAACAGGAGATTTTATACTTGAAAAAGTTAAACAAAATCCAAATGTTATTTTAGGACTTGCAACAGGAAGTTCACCAATAACTACATATGAATACATTATTGAAAAAACTAAAGAGAATAATATTGATTGAAGTGGAGTGAAAACATTCAACCTTGATGAGTATGTAGGGTTAACTCCAGATCACGAACAATCATATCGTTACTTTATGGAAAAACAACTTTTTGAACACATAAACATCAAAAAAGAAAACACACACGTACCAAATGGTTTATGAAAAACTAACGAAGAAGCAGCACAATATGATGAAGAAATCAAGAAAGCTGGTGGAATTGATTTACAACTTTTAGGAATTGGACAAAACGGTCATATTGGTTTTAATGAACCAGGAGCAAGTTTTGACTCTATTACTTCAATTGTTGATTTAACAAAAACAACAATTGAAGCAAACTCAAGATTTTTTGAAAAAGTAAGCGATGTACCAACAAAAGCGGTTTCAATGGGATTAAAATCTATAATGAACTCAAAAGAAATTATTTTGATAGCTTCAGGAGCAAACAAAACAGAAGCAATTAAACATTTAATT
Coding sequences within it:
- a CDS encoding alpha/beta hydrolase codes for the protein MKKYKYNLGILLMTLLLFPIIIFLSARSFKKLRDFCYSYVRDGSIENVEFNSIDIYYEDIKNKNLPKSKILNSDLKELEIIDEKGKISCLVLTKKESKKWVIGLHGWTENKYLALRLTEHYFNNGYNVFLFDSFAHGKTYGDITDIGISTLVIIDKIIDYMKENYEIDSIGMIGNSMGASTSILYTQRGKYKNLINWVVADCGFEHMIRQYRHYISANLLKKKWWLISLFMGHKFNKVTKTKQTKYDLLKGMKNCSTPTLFIHSIGDTFIPYEMSENMYKYKLRYNPNSNSLLWIPKDSLKTEHVRTIADFNDEYIIKTLNFAKTNE
- the nagB gene encoding glucosamine-6-phosphate deaminase; protein product: MKLVIVKDYNELGKITGDFILEKVKQNPNVILGLATGSSPITTYEYIIEKTKENNIDWSGVKTFNLDEYVGLTPDHEQSYRYFMEKQLFEHINIKKENTHVPNGLWKTNEEAAQYDEEIKKAGGIDLQLLGIGQNGHIGFNEPGASFDSITSIVDLTKTTIEANSRFFEKVSDVPTKAVSMGLKSIMNSKEIILIASGANKTEAIKHLIKGEIGTEWPCTVLQNHPNVTVIVDQEAAKEAISAANK
- a CDS encoding FAD-dependent oxidoreductase produces the protein MKVIVIGTNHAGTTAVRTLKRLQPEIEVTTYDRNDNISFLGCGIALWVKGEVKDPKGLFYASPEILQSEGINVKMEHEWLSIDASKKTVRVKNLKTGEEFDDNYDKLIIAAGTWPIFPPIEGIKLEGVQICKNYHHAQAIKAANNDPKIKKVAVIGAGYIGVELVDAFTTAGKEVTLVDIADRIMPIYYDHEFSSLVENEMRNNKVNLALGQKVVKFTGENGKVKKVVTDKGEIDVDYVVFSVGVKPQTEPLKGVIDLDDRGSIKTNEYMQTSNSDIYAVGDCAQVYNASLKKEMQIALATTAVRTGVMAAVNIVTGNKLEGPGFTGANGIEVFGWKMAAVGVSKAQADLLKLDVEEILFKDSDRPEFMSSYKDVTIRILWDKSTRRIMGAQVASQNNHTEVMYMFALAVQKGLTIDELPLVDIFFLPHFNKPYNFITLPALEVLGLNYFKK